A portion of the Eubacterium maltosivorans genome contains these proteins:
- a CDS encoding sulfate/molybdate ABC transporter ATP-binding protein — protein MSMLVDIEKRFKGFNLKVQFESGEGVTGLLGASGSGKSMTLRCIAGIEKPDRGQIIVDGITYFDSEKKINLPPQKRSVGYLFQNYALFPNMTVSQNITAGMKKSADSTRKILKQMIERFQIHELEERYPAQLSGGQQQRVALARIFARSPKLLMLDEPFSALDTFLKWELQREVSKILKDYEGTTLFVSHSRDEIFAICDRVAIINDGKIDRFDALRNIFDNPGTISATKLTGCKNISRIKPLQGHCFEAVDWGCMLYSDVPLSQDISHAGIRAHFFEPVEHPGENTIEIEIEDVIESQFKVSVLFRPFGREVNQLLCWDFERVYFGKEPGREFPKYLKIAPENIILMKG, from the coding sequence ATGAGCATGCTGGTGGATATTGAAAAAAGATTTAAAGGATTTAATCTGAAAGTACAGTTTGAAAGCGGTGAGGGAGTGACCGGACTGCTGGGTGCCTCCGGATCAGGAAAAAGCATGACCCTGAGGTGTATCGCCGGTATTGAAAAACCTGATAGAGGACAAATCATAGTAGATGGCATTACCTATTTCGATTCTGAAAAGAAGATCAACCTGCCGCCTCAAAAAAGAAGCGTTGGATATCTTTTCCAAAATTACGCGCTATTTCCGAATATGACTGTAAGCCAGAATATTACAGCAGGAATGAAGAAAAGCGCGGACAGTACCCGGAAAATTCTGAAGCAGATGATCGAACGCTTTCAAATCCATGAACTAGAGGAGCGTTATCCGGCACAGCTTTCCGGCGGGCAACAACAGCGTGTGGCGCTGGCGAGAATTTTCGCGCGCAGCCCGAAATTACTGATGCTGGATGAACCCTTTTCGGCTTTGGACACTTTTTTGAAATGGGAACTACAGCGTGAAGTCTCAAAAATTTTGAAGGATTATGAAGGAACCACACTTTTTGTCTCGCATTCGAGAGATGAAATTTTTGCCATTTGTGATCGTGTTGCTATAATTAATGATGGAAAAATTGACCGATTTGATGCGTTAAGAAATATTTTTGACAATCCTGGAACGATATCTGCTACGAAACTAACCGGTTGTAAAAATATTTCGAGAATAAAACCGTTGCAAGGCCATTGCTTTGAGGCGGTGGATTGGGGCTGTATGCTTTACTCAGACGTACCGCTTTCACAGGATATTAGCCATGCAGGCATCCGGGCACATTTCTTTGAGCCGGTAGAACATCCTGGTGAAAATACCATCGAAATAGAGATTGAGGATGTTATCGAATCCCAGTTTAAGGTATCCGTTTTATTTAGGCCTTTTGGAAGGGAGGTGAACCAACTGCTGTGTTGGGATTTTGAACGTGTTTATTTTGGAAAAGAGCCTGGACGTGAGTTTCCAAAATATTTAAAAATTGCGCCTGAAAATATCATCTTAATGAAAGGGTAA
- a CDS encoding molybdopterin-binding protein — protein sequence MESVKTTEALGLILCHDMTQIIKDEFKGPRFRKGHVIQKEDIPVLLSMGKEHVYIWKNDPGMVHENAGAEVLYRLCAGAYMSPSEVKEGKIEVIAERDGLLKVDSGRLKALNALGELMIATRHGNFPVKKGDKLAGTRIIPLAIEQDKLDRAVALGGGKPILKLLPFKKKKAAVINTGSELYAGRIKDAFGPVIKDKLDEYGVDVMAQEILPDDEALVSEKISEFIEKGAEIVICTGGMSVDPDDITPSAIQKTGAEIVSYGAPVLPGAMFLLAYQGEIPIMGLPGCVMYAKRTVFDLVLPRILAGEKLVPEDLSSLGEGGLCLNCEVCTYPNCGFGK from the coding sequence ATGGAAAGTGTAAAAACAACAGAAGCCCTGGGGCTGATCTTATGTCATGACATGACACAAATCATAAAAGACGAGTTTAAAGGCCCGAGATTCCGCAAGGGGCATGTGATTCAGAAAGAGGATATACCCGTGCTTTTATCCATGGGAAAGGAGCACGTTTATATCTGGAAAAACGACCCCGGCATGGTTCATGAAAACGCTGGAGCCGAGGTACTGTACCGACTATGTGCAGGGGCGTATATGTCTCCTTCGGAGGTAAAGGAAGGAAAAATTGAGGTGATTGCAGAGAGAGACGGGTTGCTAAAGGTGGACAGCGGTAGGCTAAAAGCGCTTAATGCCCTGGGTGAGCTCATGATTGCCACCAGACATGGGAACTTTCCTGTTAAAAAAGGAGATAAGCTGGCAGGGACCCGGATTATTCCACTGGCCATTGAACAGGATAAGCTGGACCGCGCTGTGGCCCTTGGCGGCGGAAAGCCCATTCTGAAGCTGCTGCCATTTAAAAAAAAGAAGGCGGCTGTCATCAACACTGGAAGCGAGCTCTATGCGGGGCGGATTAAGGATGCTTTTGGTCCTGTGATCAAGGACAAGCTGGACGAATACGGTGTTGACGTTATGGCGCAGGAGATTCTTCCCGATGATGAGGCGTTAGTTTCGGAAAAAATCAGTGAATTTATCGAAAAAGGCGCCGAGATCGTCATCTGTACCGGAGGTATGAGCGTGGACCCGGACGATATTACGCCAAGTGCCATTCAAAAGACTGGCGCCGAGATCGTCAGCTACGGTGCACCGGTATTGCCGGGGGCGATGTTTCTACTGGCATATCAGGGGGAGATACCCATAATGGGCCTGCCAGGATGTGTGATGTACGCCAAAAGAACAGTATTTGACCTGGTGCTCCCCAGAATACTGGCAGGGGAAAAACTGGTTCCGGAGGATTTATCTTCTCTGGGTGAGGGTGGCTTATGTTTAAATTGTGAAGTCTGCACCTACCCAAACTGTGGTTTTGGAAAGTAG
- a CDS encoding nucleotidyltransferase family protein: MLGAIVLGAGLSRRMGGEKLLLPIGRKKILEKTIDGVMESFRDVIVIVTREAVFNCIETHREPVYLLNDHPELGQSTSLQIAVAYLEEHYPVCQGILVFLGDQPLVSRKLVNDIERAITENPKCIIMPEYKGQKGHPVAFGKCWFKELLAISGDTGGREIIQKYPEALIKIPGERNCVMDADTPEDYRRLLEYYEKEWSENEN, encoded by the coding sequence ATGTTAGGGGCAATTGTTCTTGGAGCAGGACTGTCACGCCGTATGGGCGGTGAAAAGTTACTCCTGCCCATAGGCAGAAAGAAAATTTTAGAGAAAACCATCGATGGTGTAATGGAAAGCTTTAGAGATGTAATCGTTATTGTAACAAGGGAGGCTGTTTTTAATTGTATTGAAACACATAGAGAGCCTGTATATTTACTGAATGATCATCCAGAGCTTGGACAGTCGACTTCTTTACAAATAGCAGTCGCATACCTTGAAGAGCATTACCCGGTGTGTCAGGGCATACTGGTGTTCCTTGGCGATCAGCCGCTGGTCAGCAGGAAGCTGGTGAATGACATAGAACGGGCGATTACAGAGAATCCAAAGTGTATTATCATGCCAGAATATAAAGGTCAGAAAGGACATCCTGTTGCCTTTGGAAAATGTTGGTTTAAAGAGCTTTTGGCAATCTCCGGTGACACAGGTGGCCGGGAGATTATTCAAAAATACCCTGAGGCTCTGATAAAAATTCCAGGAGAAAGAAACTGTGTTATGGACGCTGATACGCCTGAGGATTATCGGCGTTTACTGGAATACTATGAAAAGGAATGGTCTGAGAATGAAAATTAA
- a CDS encoding aminotransferase class V-fold PLP-dependent enzyme, with protein MKGVYFDNASTSWPKAPGVASEMAGYLENIGCNVGRGSYERAYTVARKVYDTREKLCSLFDGEDNKNVIFTANVTQAVNMVLKGFLRQGDHVLISGLEHNAVVRPLEHLKRVGVTYDVIPCDNLGNLEIACIEKMIKPETKAVVMTHGSNVSGSILPIEAVGRICRSQGLYFIVDAAQTAGLHDISMKRANISALCFTGHKGLMGPQGIGGFLVTDDLAEQMDPLLYGGTGSVSDQLDMPDFLPDRFEAGTLNLPGIYGLSSALDYLCSVDKSELLMVEERLTSTFIRGVEAIDGLRLVGNVDIQSRCALVSVECLTRDNAQIAFELDRDYGIMTRVGMHCAPLAHRTLGTYPQGTLRFSFNHFNTQGEVAYALEALQKLTAE; from the coding sequence ATGAAAGGCGTTTATTTTGACAATGCCAGCACCAGCTGGCCAAAAGCTCCGGGAGTGGCGTCTGAAATGGCCGGTTATCTGGAGAACATTGGCTGTAATGTGGGACGGGGGAGCTATGAACGGGCCTATACAGTGGCTAGAAAGGTTTACGATACCCGTGAGAAGCTGTGCAGTCTGTTTGACGGCGAGGATAATAAAAACGTTATTTTTACAGCGAATGTAACACAAGCAGTCAACATGGTGCTCAAAGGCTTTCTGAGACAGGGCGATCACGTGCTTATTTCCGGCCTGGAGCATAACGCTGTGGTGAGACCACTTGAACATCTGAAGCGGGTTGGCGTTACCTATGATGTGATTCCATGTGACAATCTGGGTAATTTAGAAATAGCGTGTATCGAAAAAATGATAAAGCCGGAAACGAAGGCTGTTGTTATGACCCATGGCTCCAACGTAAGCGGAAGCATTCTGCCCATTGAGGCTGTGGGACGAATATGCAGAAGTCAGGGACTGTACTTTATTGTGGATGCTGCCCAGACAGCTGGTCTGCACGATATCAGCATGAAAAGGGCGAATATCAGTGCCCTGTGCTTTACAGGGCATAAAGGGCTCATGGGCCCGCAGGGGATTGGCGGCTTTCTGGTGACAGATGATCTGGCGGAGCAGATGGATCCGCTTTTATATGGAGGCACAGGAAGCGTGTCAGACCAGCTGGATATGCCGGACTTTTTGCCGGATCGGTTTGAGGCTGGAACGTTGAACCTTCCGGGGATTTATGGACTCAGCAGCGCGTTAGATTATTTGTGCTCAGTTGATAAAAGCGAGCTGCTTATGGTTGAGGAACGGTTAACGAGCACTTTTATCCGTGGGGTTGAAGCCATAGACGGCCTGCGCCTTGTTGGAAATGTGGACATTCAGAGCCGCTGTGCCCTGGTTTCTGTAGAATGCCTGACAAGGGACAATGCGCAGATAGCCTTTGAGCTGGACAGGGATTATGGCATTATGACACGGGTAGGAATGCATTGCGCTCCGCTTGCGCACAGGACTTTGGGGACATACCCACAGGGAACCCTGCGTTTTTCCTTCAATCATTTCAACACACAAGGTGAGGTGGCCTATGCCTTGGAGGCCCTTCAAAAACTTACAGCAGAATGA
- the modB gene encoding molybdate ABC transporter permease subunit, with amino-acid sequence MAESYSPLLISLKTAILATAVTVILGILAARLVIRFPEKAQWLTDGILTLPLVLPPTVIGFILLMIFGKNSPLGQALLQLGIRVVFSWSGAVIAAIVVSFPLMYRTTKAAFEQMDQNLIDAGRTMGLSERYIFWRIRVPVSLPGIGAGMVLAFARAIGEFGATLMIAGNIPGKTQTVPLIIYTATAAGDMRLAMQWVAVIVAISLFSIGGMNVWLALQGRKAGKA; translated from the coding sequence ATGGCAGAGAGTTATTCACCCCTTCTGATTTCCTTAAAAACAGCGATTCTGGCAACAGCTGTTACGGTTATTCTGGGCATTTTGGCCGCACGGCTGGTTATCCGCTTTCCGGAAAAAGCCCAATGGCTGACAGATGGCATTCTGACACTTCCGCTGGTTTTGCCCCCGACGGTTATCGGCTTTATCCTGCTGATGATTTTTGGCAAAAACAGCCCTTTGGGACAGGCGCTGCTGCAATTGGGGATACGCGTGGTCTTTTCGTGGAGCGGAGCAGTTATCGCCGCCATTGTTGTTTCCTTTCCTCTTATGTACCGTACCACCAAGGCGGCTTTTGAACAGATGGATCAGAACCTTATTGATGCCGGGAGAACGATGGGGCTTTCAGAGCGCTATATTTTCTGGCGAATAAGAGTCCCGGTAAGCCTGCCAGGAATTGGAGCCGGCATGGTGCTGGCTTTTGCCCGGGCCATCGGCGAATTTGGGGCGACACTGATGATTGCCGGGAACATTCCAGGCAAAACACAAACCGTTCCCCTGATTATCTACACGGCCACAGCAGCTGGAGATATGCGTTTAGCCATGCAGTGGGTAGCGGTTATCGTAGCCATATCACTGTTTTCCATTGGCGGCATGAATGTCTGGCTGGCCTTGCAGGGAAGAAAGGCAGGTAAAGCATGA
- the yqeC gene encoding selenium cofactor biosynthesis protein YqeC, giving the protein MNKKLCVQNENMKLSVLFGIEQPDFVTITGGGGKTALLTCLGSELKNKGKTLLTTTTKMRYPDDFEGEVIVTESYRELLSRLVKQHCNLYYFAERCIEDHKVKGAPPELLDSLFKVLADWVILNEGDGAGGKPYKIYREWEPVIPQNTTKLIHVIGCELLNEPITDMNLHRCPQELKGKRFDLDLFRESMEWFVSDKLKSFEVPKFLLVNKADNGNKMKAEILCEAAKPYFDGCIAASLRERNWYLC; this is encoded by the coding sequence ATGAATAAAAAACTTTGTGTGCAAAATGAGAACATGAAACTGTCAGTGCTGTTCGGTATCGAACAGCCTGACTTTGTTACAATCACCGGCGGCGGCGGTAAAACAGCGTTACTCACCTGTCTGGGAAGTGAGCTTAAGAATAAGGGTAAGACCCTTTTAACCACCACCACAAAAATGCGCTATCCGGATGACTTTGAAGGCGAAGTAATCGTAACAGAATCGTACAGAGAGCTTTTAAGCCGCTTGGTAAAACAGCACTGCAATTTGTATTATTTTGCAGAACGCTGTATTGAGGATCATAAGGTAAAGGGGGCGCCGCCCGAGCTGCTGGACAGTCTTTTTAAAGTGCTGGCGGATTGGGTTATTCTGAATGAGGGAGACGGAGCTGGCGGAAAGCCCTATAAAATATATAGAGAGTGGGAACCCGTTATTCCACAAAACACAACAAAACTGATCCATGTGATCGGCTGTGAGCTTTTAAATGAGCCCATAACCGACATGAATCTGCACCGCTGCCCGCAAGAATTGAAGGGGAAACGTTTTGACCTTGATTTGTTCAGGGAGAGCATGGAGTGGTTTGTGAGTGATAAACTGAAAAGTTTTGAAGTTCCCAAATTTTTGCTTGTTAATAAGGCAGATAACGGAAATAAGATGAAAGCTGAGATACTCTGTGAAGCGGCTAAACCATATTTTGACGGTTGTATTGCAGCGTCTTTGCGTGAAAGGAACTGGTATCTATGTTAG
- a CDS encoding XdhC family protein, whose translation MKDFYKALKLSKKRKEPLVVVTIIDFHGSAPRGTGARMAVYKNGSTTGTVGGGAIEYDAQQEAQKLFETKISFMKKYILRPNEAADLGMVCGGNATLYFQYFSPDNPQTEKLIEELDRAFKSNEDFWLLTSWEKPADFEMTVVDGEKKKTAFFDIELFQKESRLLKKDKIVFFSQPLLQNGRVYVFGGGHIAKELVPLLSHLDFKCVVIDDREAFANSEVFPDADAVFVSDFKDIGTFLKIGPSDYVVIMTRGHQNDYLVEAQVLKTKARYIGVIGSRKKTEAVNGKLMKLDGFTQERLNMVYTPIGKAIKAKTPAEIAISIAAELIEVRASDESIKTFK comes from the coding sequence ATGAAGGATTTTTACAAAGCGCTTAAGCTTTCAAAAAAGAGAAAAGAACCCCTGGTAGTTGTGACCATTATTGATTTTCATGGCTCTGCGCCCAGGGGGACAGGCGCCAGAATGGCTGTTTATAAGAATGGCAGCACCACAGGTACCGTGGGTGGTGGAGCCATCGAATACGATGCTCAGCAGGAAGCGCAGAAACTGTTTGAAACTAAGATCTCCTTTATGAAAAAATACATACTGAGGCCAAATGAGGCCGCTGATCTCGGTATGGTATGCGGCGGAAACGCCACATTGTATTTTCAGTATTTTTCCCCCGATAATCCGCAGACAGAAAAGCTGATTGAAGAGCTGGACAGAGCATTTAAATCCAATGAGGATTTCTGGCTCCTGACCAGCTGGGAGAAGCCTGCGGATTTTGAAATGACTGTCGTCGATGGAGAGAAGAAAAAAACAGCTTTTTTTGATATCGAGTTATTTCAAAAAGAAAGTCGATTGCTTAAAAAGGACAAAATCGTTTTTTTCTCACAGCCACTATTGCAAAACGGGCGGGTTTATGTATTTGGCGGTGGACATATTGCTAAGGAGCTCGTGCCCTTGCTCAGTCATCTGGACTTTAAATGCGTGGTTATTGATGACCGGGAGGCGTTTGCAAACAGTGAAGTCTTTCCAGATGCTGATGCGGTTTTTGTCAGCGATTTTAAAGATATCGGCACATTTTTAAAGATTGGCCCATCAGATTATGTGGTCATAATGACCAGGGGACACCAGAACGATTATCTGGTCGAGGCGCAGGTCCTTAAAACAAAAGCCCGTTATATCGGTGTTATCGGCAGCAGGAAAAAAACGGAAGCTGTTAACGGAAAGCTCATGAAGCTTGATGGCTTTACACAGGAAAGATTGAACATGGTTTATACGCCGATTGGAAAAGCGATTAAAGCAAAAACGCCGGCAGAAATAGCCATCAGTATTGCCGCAGAGCTCATTGAAGTAAGGGCGTCAGACGAAAGCATAAAAACTTTTAAATAG
- the selD gene encoding selenide, water dikinase SelD produces MSEDKPKRLTEMVRNCGCAAKLGPGALSKVLKNLELKGCDSLIIGLENSDDAAAYRINDKQILLQTLDFFPPIVDDPYLFGQIAATNALSDIYAMGGKPLTAMNIVCFPEKEDKALLSEILRGGADKIQEAGAVLIGGHSVDDLEPKYGLSVTGVTDCLHLRGNCHAREGDKLILTKPIGTGIIVSAIKGGIATDESCEAAIFSMTTLNKIACEVMGLYDEVHGCTDITGFSLGGHGIEMARASHLTMELEASAIPLMPGVIELAEMGIVPGGTYRNREYFGPDYRSTVSGLMEDIIFDPQTSGGLLISVSPSEAENLLKTLKVELKTDCALVGELTDRQDKALIIKE; encoded by the coding sequence ATGTCAGAAGATAAACCGAAACGCTTGACCGAAATGGTCAGAAATTGTGGATGTGCTGCGAAGCTTGGGCCAGGCGCTCTGTCAAAGGTTTTAAAAAACCTTGAGCTTAAAGGCTGTGACAGCCTGATAATCGGGCTGGAAAATTCAGATGATGCCGCAGCTTACAGGATTAATGACAAGCAGATCCTGCTCCAGACACTGGATTTTTTTCCACCCATTGTGGACGACCCATATCTCTTTGGACAAATTGCCGCGACAAATGCTCTGAGCGATATTTACGCCATGGGCGGAAAACCGCTGACTGCGATGAATATTGTCTGTTTTCCAGAAAAGGAAGACAAGGCGCTTCTATCCGAAATTTTGAGAGGCGGCGCTGACAAGATACAGGAGGCCGGTGCAGTTCTTATAGGCGGCCACTCAGTCGATGATCTTGAACCTAAATATGGCTTGTCTGTGACCGGAGTGACAGACTGCCTGCACCTTCGTGGGAACTGCCATGCGCGGGAGGGTGACAAGCTTATCCTTACGAAACCTATCGGGACCGGGATTATCGTATCAGCCATCAAAGGCGGTATCGCGACAGACGAATCCTGTGAAGCTGCGATTTTTTCCATGACCACGCTGAATAAAATAGCCTGTGAAGTGATGGGGTTATACGACGAAGTGCATGGCTGTACAGATATTACCGGTTTCAGCCTGGGCGGTCATGGAATTGAGATGGCCAGAGCCAGCCACCTGACCATGGAGCTTGAGGCTTCAGCCATTCCGCTCATGCCTGGAGTCATTGAACTGGCAGAGATGGGCATTGTGCCCGGTGGCACTTATCGGAACAGAGAATATTTTGGACCAGATTACAGATCAACGGTGAGTGGACTGATGGAGGATATTATTTTTGATCCCCAGACTTCCGGCGGCCTTTTGATCAGCGTGTCACCCTCTGAGGCGGAGAATCTTTTGAAAACACTGAAGGTCGAGCTGAAGACAGACTGTGCGCTTGTGGGAGAGCTTACAGACAGGCAGGACAAAGCCCTGATCATAAAAGAATAA
- the modA gene encoding molybdate ABC transporter substrate-binding protein, whose translation MKSVKILIVTVLMGVLIIGFTACSTQNNAQTGDSADNVNLTISAAASLKNAMEELTPMYEQANKGQTLTFNYGGSGDLQKQIENGAPTDVFISAAQKQMDALEQEGFLAEGTREDLLKNNLVLIVPRGKTEIATIEDLGTDKAAQVALGEPSAVPAGQYAEEALTNLNLLDTVKAKAVYGKDVTQVLTYVENREVDAGLVYETDAKSVPDKVTIVSKVPESSYKTVIYPMAVLKDSTLQDAAKNFESFLNSDEAKAVFEKYGFEPL comes from the coding sequence ATGAAAAGTGTAAAAATATTAATTGTTACTGTTTTGATGGGAGTTCTCATTATTGGGTTTACCGCTTGCAGCACACAGAACAATGCGCAGACGGGAGACAGCGCGGACAATGTTAATCTGACGATTTCAGCAGCGGCCAGTTTAAAAAATGCCATGGAAGAGCTGACGCCAATGTACGAACAGGCCAATAAAGGGCAGACATTAACTTTTAATTATGGTGGCTCAGGCGATCTTCAAAAGCAGATTGAGAACGGTGCTCCGACAGATGTTTTCATTTCTGCCGCACAAAAACAGATGGACGCTTTGGAGCAGGAGGGGTTTTTGGCAGAAGGCACCCGTGAAGATCTGCTGAAAAACAATCTGGTTTTAATTGTGCCCCGGGGAAAAACCGAAATCGCCACCATTGAGGATCTGGGTACGGATAAGGCTGCTCAGGTTGCTTTAGGTGAACCGAGCGCAGTACCCGCCGGTCAATATGCTGAAGAGGCGCTGACTAACCTTAATCTTTTAGACACTGTAAAGGCAAAGGCTGTTTACGGCAAAGATGTTACACAGGTATTGACCTATGTAGAAAATAGAGAGGTGGACGCAGGGCTGGTCTACGAAACGGACGCAAAATCAGTCCCAGACAAGGTTACTATAGTAAGCAAAGTTCCGGAAAGCAGTTACAAAACCGTTATTTACCCAATGGCTGTTTTAAAGGACAGCACCCTGCAGGATGCGGCCAAAAATTTTGAAAGCTTTTTAAATAGTGATGAAGCTAAAGCAGTTTTTGAAAAATACGGTTTTGAGCCGTTGTAA
- a CDS encoding DUF3343 domain-containing protein, translating to MLTFANTHAAMMAEGILKDLFEITIIPTLREISAGCGISISVKTSDIENALKQLKTAKFDETLMDIYRVRHIGGKVCPEPVRSK from the coding sequence TTGCTGACTTTTGCCAATACCCACGCAGCCATGATGGCCGAAGGAATATTGAAGGATCTTTTTGAAATCACGATTATTCCAACGTTAAGGGAGATTTCGGCGGGGTGCGGTATTTCAATAAGCGTTAAGACATCGGACATAGAAAATGCATTAAAACAGCTGAAAACAGCGAAATTTGATGAAACACTGATGGACATCTATAGGGTTCGCCATATCGGAGGAAAAGTCTGTCCAGAACCAGTGCGTTCAAAATAA
- the yqeB gene encoding selenium-dependent molybdenum cofactor biosynthesis protein YqeB, translating into MKINETIIVRGAGDIATGTIYRLYNAGFRVIALDIESPTVIRRTVAFARAIQDGTAVVEGVTARRCESIEEVCRCLKKDEIPLCVDPRGDMIRMVRPDAVVDAILAKKNLGTTRDMAKAVVALGPGFTAKEDVDAVIETNRGHYLGKILYEGMAARNTGIPGNIGGYTHERVIHAPDSGVIRLCHDIGDLVKKGEHLAFIGENPVTAKIDGVLRGMIADGTNVKKGLKIADVDPRGDRAYCYAISDKARNISGGVLEAVMHLLKE; encoded by the coding sequence ATGAAAATTAATGAAACGATTATTGTGCGTGGAGCCGGCGATATTGCCACTGGCACGATATACCGGCTGTATAATGCGGGTTTCAGAGTAATTGCCCTGGACATTGAATCCCCTACGGTTATCCGGCGCACTGTCGCGTTTGCCCGAGCCATTCAGGATGGTACGGCAGTCGTGGAAGGAGTAACGGCAAGACGCTGTGAGTCCATTGAGGAGGTGTGCCGGTGCTTGAAAAAAGATGAGATACCGCTTTGTGTCGATCCAAGAGGCGATATGATCCGTATGGTTCGTCCTGATGCAGTGGTCGACGCAATACTTGCCAAAAAAAATCTGGGAACGACCCGTGATATGGCAAAAGCCGTTGTTGCCCTGGGACCTGGCTTCACCGCCAAAGAGGATGTTGACGCTGTGATTGAAACCAACCGGGGGCACTATCTTGGAAAAATTCTGTATGAGGGAATGGCGGCAAGAAATACTGGTATCCCTGGAAACATTGGCGGATATACCCACGAACGGGTAATCCACGCTCCCGATTCTGGAGTGATCCGGCTGTGTCACGACATTGGTGATTTGGTAAAAAAAGGCGAACATCTCGCTTTTATCGGAGAGAACCCGGTTACGGCCAAGATTGACGGCGTATTGCGCGGCATGATTGCCGATGGTACGAATGTAAAAAAAGGATTGAAAATTGCCGACGTTGATCCACGGGGCGATAGGGCCTATTGTTATGCGATTTCGGATAAGGCCCGTAATATCAGCGGCGGTGTACTGGAGGCAGTTATGCACTTACTGAAGGAGTAA
- the yedF gene encoding sulfurtransferase-like selenium metabolism protein YedF, which yields MTKIIDAMGKACPMPVIMAKKEIEENRDSFIITVDNAIAVENLKKLAASQSYDAVVSGSGERFEVRFITDGHEIPEEEMKKTPDGGAVAWETTGRWVVFMGKDYIGEGEYELGNALVKMFFYTLSQADNVPESILFMNSGVKLPALDEQVATHLQALEDRGVKILVCGTCLDYYKLKDKLKLGEISNMYDITEKMLAASKVISL from the coding sequence ATGACTAAGATAATCGATGCCATGGGCAAGGCATGTCCTATGCCGGTCATTATGGCCAAAAAAGAAATCGAAGAAAATCGTGACAGTTTTATTATAACCGTCGATAACGCCATTGCGGTTGAAAACCTGAAAAAACTTGCAGCCAGCCAAAGCTATGACGCTGTAGTAAGCGGCAGCGGAGAGCGCTTTGAAGTCCGGTTTATTACAGATGGCCATGAAATACCGGAGGAAGAGATGAAGAAAACGCCAGATGGCGGTGCCGTTGCCTGGGAAACAACAGGCAGATGGGTCGTTTTTATGGGAAAAGACTACATTGGCGAAGGAGAGTATGAGCTGGGGAACGCCTTGGTGAAAATGTTCTTTTACACCCTTTCGCAGGCCGACAACGTGCCAGAGAGCATTTTATTTATGAACAGTGGCGTTAAGCTGCCAGCCCTGGATGAGCAGGTGGCTACCCATTTACAGGCTCTGGAGGACCGGGGTGTAAAGATACTGGTCTGCGGAACTTGTCTTGACTACTATAAACTTAAGGATAAACTGAAGCTTGGTGAAATCAGCAATATGTATGACATTACAGAAAAGATGTTGGCCGCTTCAAAGGTTATTAGTCTGTAA